The Actinomycetota bacterium genome segment TTGAAAAGTTCACCGGTTATGTCGATGAGATCTATTTTCGCACCGCTTTTAAGGGGCAAATCGGCTGTATGTATTTTCATCTCAAATTAATTAGGGTCGGCAGGCACCCACGTATCCTCCGTGGCTATCAAGGCTCGAAACCTTAACCACATCTCCAGAAGATGAGGCATGAATGAAATTTCCTCCACCGATATATATCCCCACGTGGGAAATGTGCCTTCGCCCAAAGAAAACCAAATCCCCGGGTTGCAATTCGTTTCGACTTACACGTTTTCCGCAACTATATTGGGCTGCACTTGAATGTGGGAGTGAAACTCCCACTTGCCCGGAGCAATACATAACAAATCCAGAACAGTCAAAAGCATTGGGACCTGCGGCACCCCAAGCATATGGTCTTCCCAAATATCTCATAGCAATACCAACCACATCTCCACGTGCTGCGCCGATGGCACCTCTAGAAACAGCAACTCTTGATTTCTCCCGCTCCTCAGATTGCTCTTGGAGCATTCGCCGACGCCTTTCTTGCTCACGGCGGATTTCTTCAAGTAATCTCGCCTGCCTGGCTTCCTCCTCACGCTGAAGAGCGGTGATTTCTTCCTGAAGGGAGAAAAGGAATGCTCTCTTCCTAGAAAGCTCCGCTTCTATTCCAGATTTCCTGATTTTTAATCCTTCCTCTTGTAGCCGCTGTTTCCTCTCCTGCCTCTGAAGCTCCTCTCTTCTCCTCTCAATCTCAGCTTTATCGGCGATTATTCTTTTGACGATTTGGGCATCTTTACTGCCGATTCGTATCAAAAGGTCGAAATGAAAGAGAAATTCGTCGAAGCTCTTGGCATTGAAGATGACCTCGACGAATTTCAACTTACCATGCTTATATATCCCCACAACCCGATCATTCAAGATTTTTCTATTTTGAGCTAAATCTCTCTCAAGCTCCTGAAGCCTTAAAACATTGTGACGTATTTCCCGTCTCGTTCTATTGAGAGCCAAATTGGCCTGATTGTATTCCTCAACTACTTCATCCAACTTTCGGTTTATATCGTCGATTTGGGCTTTTACCCTTTGAAGCTGAGCTCTCTTTTCGGATATTTGAGGTGTAGCCACTGCTGGGGTAATTAGGTTTGGCACCAAGAATAAACTTAAAATAGGTGCAATAACCCTTAAATATAGGCATCTACCACATAAAATTTCCACCAACTCCTAGAATCTTATTTGCCCAAATCGCCAGAAGTATATCATAATACGTTTCCATCCGCAAGCCCATTTATGCCTCAAAATATCTCTTTAAACCATCGAAGATGGCAACAGCAATCTTTTGGCGAAAGGCCTCTTCCTTTAATAACTTTTCTTCCCCTGGGTTGGTTATATACACGGGTTCAACCAGAATTGCGGGCATTCTGGTTTCCCTTAAAACCAAAAAATTCTTGCCATGGATCCTCCCGTCCTTTCTCCCCAGGGAAGAAACCAACTCCTCCTGAATAACCTGGGCGAGTTTTTTACCCCTCTTTGAAAAATGATTCCCACTGGCAAAATAATAGGTGCTCGAACCCTCAGCCTTGGGATCCGTTGAACCATTGACATGAAAACTTATGAATAGTTCAGCTTTGACATCATTGGCCAAATTAGCCCTTTGAGATAGTCCAACAAATTCTCCCTTCTTCCGGGTGTAAATAACCTTCGCTCCCAAAAGATCGAGGAGATTCCCGAATCTTTCCCCCAAATCCTCACAAACTTCACTCTCTTTTAGCCCCGTGGGGCCCACGGCGCCAGGATCGGGGGGATACCCGTGACCAAAATCGACCGCAATTCTCCTACCCTTTAATATGGAAATTACACCCCCGATTGAATCGAGGGGTTCTTCCTCTCTTACGGGAAAATCTGCGTGTTCATTGGATTTAAGAATCCTTTTGAAATTTTGAAAGGCTCCCAGGGTAGAAGGACCCACTATCCCATCGCTCACAAGTCCCACATTTTCCTGGAATTCTCTCACGGCTTTCTCTGTAAGAGGACCGAAGATACCATCCACCGGACCAGCGTTAAATCCCAAAGTGTTGAGCCAACGTTGGAGCTGCTTGACATCATCGCCCCGAAGGAAAGGGGATCGGAGATACAGAAGGCGATCCCCCAATCTATAGGTTGCTTCCACGAGCTCACGCCAGGTATCTTCGCCCACAATACCGTCGGCAAGTAATCCTCTATCCTGCTGGAACTCCTTCACCGCTCTCTCCGTGTACTTTCCAAATATGCCATCCACGCCGGTTGGGCCCAGATTAAACCCAAGTTTGATCAATCTTGTTTGGATATCAACAACCTCATTCCCTCTGCTACCTCTCTTGATTAACTGCATTGGACTCACCTTTTAAGATTATAGCCCAAAAGTGGAATAAATAAAGATAGGGGAATTATGATTTGAATGGGGAAAGAGTTAAACCACCGGCGAGTTAAGAAAAAGGCATACTCTATTGCGTCCACGCCTCTTCGCCTTATATAATGCCCTATCTGCCGCATCGACAAGCTCATCTACGTTCCCAGCATCGTAGGGACAAGTAGCGATGCCCAAACTCATAGTGAGATACCTCTTCTCAGGAGAATCATCAAAAGAAAAAACATACTGCTCTACGTCTCTTCTTATTCTTTCCGCGATGTTCAAGGCTTCGGTCTTGTCCGTTTCGGGTAAGATGATGGTGAACTCGTCACCACCATACCGCGCAACTACATCGAATTTTCGCGTGGTCTTGATGAGCATTTTGGCCACTTGCTTGAGGACATCGTCTCCTCGTTTATGACCACAGACATCGTTGTAGTCCTTGAAATAGTCAATGTCCATCATTATCAAGGAGAGGGGGTGATTATAACGTTCGGCTCTCTTCATCTCTTTCTCCAAATGCTCGTAAAAGTATCTGTGGTTGAAGGCCTTGGTTAAACCATCGGTTGCTGCCAGCCAGCGAGTTCGTTCATGAAGCTGTGCATTATTGATGGCGATGGCCGCTTGCATCGCCAGGAAGGAAACCAACCGCACTTCACTTTCAGAAAAGGTCCGAGGTTTAAAATCGTCAACGTAAAGAATGCCTATTATTTTTTCTTCAACCAAGAGTGGTGCGGCGATAAGGGATCTGATCCCTTCCTCGAGAGCTATGGGATTATTGAATGTGGGCTCCTTCAGCGCGTCTTCCAAAACCAAAGGATTTCTACTCTTCAATATCAGATCGGTCATACCCCCCGGTCTTACCTTCCATTTGAGGGTATGCATGAACTCCTCACTGAACCCAACCGCCCCTTTAATTGAAAATTCGAGATTCTTCTCATCGAAGAGGGCTATGCTGCCCGCTGAGGTACCGGTAATTCTAATGGCACTATGCAAAATCAAATCCAATATATCATCCAGCTCTAGGGTGGAATTTATCAATTTTCCTATCTCCAAAAGAGCAGAGAGTTCTTCTATTCCCTCCTGCTTTTTCTCGATTATATTGATTAGGTAGTTGGTTAAATACACCGTGAAATAAAGGGTGCTCGCTAAAATGGTCACCGTGCCCGCATTGAATATCCTCAGGGTACAAAGGTCGGGCTTGATGAAGGTAATGATGTGAATGTGGGGAATGAGTTTCAGGTATTCCAAAACCACTACGGAACCGAAGAGCAGAATGGCAAGGGTCGCAATGAGATAGCTGGTAATGGTGGATAGCATCGTTCCAGCGGTGATCATATGCAATACGAAGTAGAATATGAAGGGACTTTCCACACCACCAGAGAAATGTACTAAGAATGTTAGGGCCACCAAATCGAAGACAATCTGTACACTGGCAAACTTCTCCAAATCCGCCTGCACATAATCCCTTGATTTCATGAGCTTTCCGCAAACTATAAAGAATATATTATAGAGGGCGATGATAGCGGCAATGACATATAATGGGATCATGGGGAAGGATAGATTGCCAATCATTCTAATGAAGTGGGTAGCCAAAAGCATTCCCGCTACGGCCACCCATCTTATTACAATCAACCACTTTATTCTCTCAATTAGTGTAGTCTTTTCCCTGAAAGGATTCATGGTTCACACCATTTTCCATACTCACCAATATTATCGACCGTTTTGATTTTTTAATGAGTCCTTTAAAGAATTAGAGTTTTTCGATTCTCACCGCACAAACCTTAAATTCGGGAATTTTGGCGAGAGGATCGAGAGCGGGATTGGTGATGACATTGGCGGGATATTCGGAGAAATGGAAGGGTAAAAAGATCGTGCCTTGGGGTGAGCGTTCAGTGATATTGACCCTAACTTTGATCTTCCCTCGTCGCGAAGTTAAAATCACCTCTTCTCCCTCTTTGATCCGGTAAGCGGCTGCATCCTCCGGATTGATCTCCGCTGGTCCCGCGGGACAGATTTCCTCTAACCCCTTGGAGCGTCGAGTCATGGTCCCGGTATGGTATTGGAATAATAACCTTCCAGTGGTCAGGATCAAGGGATATTCTTCGCTCGGTTCCTCAGAGGGGGGTTTATATTCCACCGGATGGAACTTCCCCAAACCTCGGGCAAATTTATCTTGATACAAAATGGTCGTTCCCGGGTGATCCAATGAGGGGCAAGGCCACTGAATCCCACCGGAGGAATTAACCCTATCGAAGAGGATTCCCCCATAAGTGGAAGTTAGAGAAGCAATTTCATCCGTTATCTCACCCGGAAAGGAATAACCCATCTCATAACCCATGGCTTTAGCTAAATCGCAGATGATCTCCCAATCAGCCTTTGCCTTACCTGGGGGATTTATTGCCTTCCTTACCCTCTGCACCTTTCTTTCAGTACTTGTGAAAGTACCATCCTTTTCAGCAAAGGTGGCCCCGGGGAGAACGACATCCGCAAACTCTGCGGTCTCGGTAAGGAAGATATCTTGAACGACGAGAAAATCCAATGTCCTTAAAGCCTTTTCAACATGGGTAATGTCCGGATTGGAAAGCATGGGGTTTTCCCCCATGATATACATGGCCTTTATTCTTCCCTGGAGAGCCGCTTCAAACATCTCCACAACACTGAGACCAGCTTCTTTGGGTAACCTGCAACTCCAGGCCTTCTCAAATTTCGCTCGTACCTCATCGTGGGCAATCTTTTGATAACCGGTAAGTGTAGTGGGTAAAGCACCCATATCGCAGGCGCCTTGAACATTATTTTGACCGCGCAAGGGACTCACCCCCGTTCCGGGTTTTCCAATATTGCCGGTGAGCATGGCCAGATTGGCGATAGAAAGGACGTTATCGGTCCCGGTGGTATGCTGGGTGATGCCCATGGAATAGATGATGGTAGCCCTTTCGGCTTGGGCGAAGATGCGAGCTGCTTGGCGTAGGTCGGTGGCAGGGACTCCCGAAATTCTTTCCCCCACCTCAAGAGTATACTTTGGTAAAATCGCCTTTAACTCCTCAATTCCCTCCGTACGGTTGGCTATGAATTCCTCATCCGCGAGACTTTTCTCGAGAATCACATTCATTAACCCGTTTATGACCGCGACGTTCGTACCTGGTTTTTGGCGTAGCCAAAGATGGGCATAGTCCACCAATTTGATCTTACGCGGATCTATTACAATGAGTCTGGCGCCATTTTCCCGGACCGCTTTCTTTATTTGAAGAGCGATGATGGGATGGGCCTCAGTGGTATTTGATCCGATGACCAGGATAACATCGGCTTGAGCGATATCTGCGATGGAATTTGTCATCGCTCCACTTCCAAATGCAGCGGCCAGACCGGCCACGGTGGGGGCATGTCAAAGGCGAGCGCAATGATCAACGTTGTTCGTTCCAATGACGGCGCGCATGAACTTTTGAAAGAGGTAATTCTCCTCATTGGTGCACTTCGCGGAGGATAATCCAGCGATCGAATCAGCTCCATATTTGGTCTTAATTTTGGAGAGATTGGTGGTCACAACCTTCAGGGCCTCTTCCCAGGAAGCCTCGATAAAGCGTCCATCCTTTCGAATCAATGGAGTTTTAAGGCGGTCCTGATGATTGATGAAATTGTAACCGAAACGACCTTTGGCACATAGATTGCCTTCGTTTATACCACATTCAACATCGGTTGAAATCCCTATGACTTCACCGTTTTTGACATGGATAATTATCTGACAACCACAGCCACAATAGGGACAAATGCTCCTAACCTTTGCTGTCTCCCAGATCCGTCCCTTGAATTTTCTCTGTCTGTCGATGAGCGCTCCCGTGGGACAGGTTGAAACACACTGCCCACAAAATTCACACTCCGTTTCCGTCAGTGAACGATCGAAGGGAGTAGTGACCACGGTTTCAAATCCGCGATTGATAAAATCATAAACCTTGATCCCCTGGACCTCTTCGCATATTCGGACACACCTACCACAGAGGATACATTTGCTGTGATCCCTTTCAATTAAAGGATTAAAATCCTCAACTTTGTATTCATACTGCTCGCCCTTGAAGCGAACTTCTTCGATTCCCAATCTATACGCCAAATCTTGAAGTTCACAACTTCCAGCACTTTCACAGACTAAGCAATCGGGGGGATGATTGGAGAGTAATAATTCCACAATGGTTTTTCGAATCTCATATAATGTTACAGTGTCCGTGGCAATCTCCATACCATCGGTGACCTCCGTGGCGCAGGCGGGAAGCAATCCCTTGGCTCCCTCGACCTCCACGAGGCATACTCGGCATGCTCCATAGGGTTTGAGCCTGGGTTCATAGCAAAGGGTGGGTATATATATCCCATTCTCCTTTGCCACTTCAAGGATGGTCTTGCCCATCTCTGTTTTTATTCGTCGTCCATTAATGGTAACGATTACTTGAGCCATATCCTCTCACCTAAATTGGTTCACGGTTCATAGTTCTCCGTCAAGCCTTTTTAGTCTTTCACTTTTCGCTTCTTGACTCTGGCACCCAATT includes the following:
- a CDS encoding NlpC/P60 family protein, translating into MPNLITPAVATPQISEKRAQLQRVKAQIDDINRKLDEVVEEYNQANLALNRTRREIRHNVLRLQELERDLAQNRKILNDRVVGIYKHGKLKFVEVIFNAKSFDEFLFHFDLLIRIGSKDAQIVKRIIADKAEIERRREELQRQERKQRLQEEGLKIRKSGIEAELSRKRAFLFSLQEEITALQREEEARQARLLEEIRREQERRRRMLQEQSEEREKSRVAVSRGAIGAARGDVVGIAMRYLGRPYAWGAAGPNAFDCSGFVMYCSGQVGVSLPHSSAAQYSCGKRVSRNELQPGDLVFFGRRHISHVGIYIGGGNFIHASSSGDVVKVSSLDSHGGYVGACRP
- a CDS encoding N-acetylmuramoyl-L-alanine amidase; this translates as MQLIKRGSRGNEVVDIQTRLIKLGFNLGPTGVDGIFGKYTERAVKEFQQDRGLLADGIVGEDTWRELVEATYRLGDRLLYLRSPFLRGDDVKQLQRWLNTLGFNAGPVDGIFGPLTEKAVREFQENVGLVSDGIVGPSTLGAFQNFKRILKSNEHADFPVREEEPLDSIGGVISILKGRRIAVDFGHGYPPDPGAVGPTGLKESEVCEDLGERFGNLLDLLGAKVIYTRKKGEFVGLSQRANLANDVKAELFISFHVNGSTDPKAEGSSTYYFASGNHFSKRGKKLAQVIQEELVSSLGRKDGRIHGKNFLVLRETRMPAILVEPVYITNPGEEKLLKEEAFRQKIAVAIFDGLKRYFEA
- a CDS encoding sensor domain-containing diguanylate cyclase, coding for MNPFREKTTLIERIKWLIVIRWVAVAGMLLATHFIRMIGNLSFPMIPLYVIAAIIALYNIFFIVCGKLMKSRDYVQADLEKFASVQIVFDLVALTFLVHFSGGVESPFIFYFVLHMITAGTMLSTITSYLIATLAILLFGSVVVLEYLKLIPHIHIITFIKPDLCTLRIFNAGTVTILASTLYFTVYLTNYLINIIEKKQEGIEELSALLEIGKLINSTLELDDILDLILHSAIRITGTSAGSIALFDEKNLEFSIKGAVGFSEEFMHTLKWKVRPGGMTDLILKSRNPLVLEDALKEPTFNNPIALEEGIRSLIAAPLLVEEKIIGILYVDDFKPRTFSESEVRLVSFLAMQAAIAINNAQLHERTRWLAATDGLTKAFNHRYFYEHLEKEMKRAERYNHPLSLIMMDIDYFKDYNDVCGHKRGDDVLKQVAKMLIKTTRKFDVVARYGGDEFTIILPETDKTEALNIAERIRRDVEQYVFSFDDSPEKRYLTMSLGIATCPYDAGNVDELVDAADRALYKAKRRGRNRVCLFLNSPVV
- the fdhF gene encoding formate dehydrogenase subunit alpha, which produces MAQVIVTINGRRIKTEMGKTILEVAKENGIYIPTLCYEPRLKPYGACRVCLVEVEGAKGLLPACATEVTDGMEIATDTVTLYEIRKTIVELLLSNHPPDCLVCESAGSCELQDLAYRLGIEEVRFKGEQYEYKVEDFNPLIERDHSKCILCGRCVRICEEVQGIKVYDFINRGFETVVTTPFDRSLTETECEFCGQCVSTCPTGALIDRQRKFKGRIWETAKVRSICPYCGCGCQIIIHVKNGEVIGISTDVECGINEGNLCAKGRFGYNFINHQDRLKTPLIRKDGRFIEASWEEALKVVTTNLSKIKTKYGADSIAGLSSAKCTNEENYLFQKFMRAVIGTNNVDHCARLUHAPTVAGLAAAFGSGAMTNSIADIAQADVILVIGSNTTEAHPIIALQIKKAVRENGARLIVIDPRKIKLVDYAHLWLRQKPGTNVAVINGLMNVILEKSLADEEFIANRTEGIEELKAILPKYTLEVGERISGVPATDLRQAARIFAQAERATIIYSMGITQHTTGTDNVLSIANLAMLTGNIGKPGTGVSPLRGQNNVQGACDMGALPTTLTGYQKIAHDEVRAKFEKAWSCRLPKEAGLSVVEMFEAALQGRIKAMYIMGENPMLSNPDITHVEKALRTLDFLVVQDIFLTETAEFADVVLPGATFAEKDGTFTSTERKVQRVRKAINPPGKAKADWEIICDLAKAMGYEMGYSFPGEITDEIASLTSTYGGILFDRVNSSGGIQWPCPSLDHPGTTILYQDKFARGLGKFHPVEYKPPSEEPSEEYPLILTTGRLLFQYHTGTMTRRSKGLEEICPAGPAEINPEDAAAYRIKEGEEVILTSRRGKIKVRVNITERSPQGTIFLPFHFSEYPANVITNPALDPLAKIPEFKVCAVRIEKL